CACCCCCGCAATGGCCATGGCCCGTTCTTGGCTATTAAACCCCAGAAAGCGGCTGTAGATTTCGTCGATATTTAATTTTTCTTTTAGAGAGAATTTAGGCATAATAATTTTGCTATCATGTGGATCCCGGGTCAAGCCCGGAATGACGTGAAAATATAATCAATTCGTAGCTGCGAGATCAAAAGAGATTGTAAAATTAATCTCGTCGTTGATTCCTTTCTTTTGGTCACCGGTGGTTACGTTTTGAAAACCAGGTTGTTTTTGTAAGTTGGCCTGAATCTTGGCCACCGCATCATAAGAAGTGGTTTTTCCCTTAAAGCTAACTCGATTGCTGGCAATATTGAGTTCGCCCACGTCGATGGTTACTTCTTCTCGATTGGGTGTTGCATCAGAAATTTTCTTTAACACCTCTAAGGCGCTCATTGATTGTTCATTTTCCATCTTGGCTAATTTATCTTTTAGCGTCTTGGTTTTATTGGTTAACTCGGTGAGGGCTTTTGATGCGGTTAAAATTTTGCTACTTCCTTTGGGCGTTGCCACGTCACCCAAAGAATTGCGCACCATTTTATCGACGTTTTTATTTAATTTTTCTACCCGGCCTGACAAAATCCAATAACTTGAAATGAAATGCACCAACGCCAAAAAGGCTACGGTGGCCGCTAAAACCCCTATCTTTTTAAAACTGCCTTCGAGTTGTTCAATGTCACGTTTATAAGCAAAATCTCCTTGCCTAAAATTGAGCGCCACTACCTTGCCGGGAAATATCGCACGGAGAGCTGCCCCAAAGGCGGTGGGAATAATAGGGCGCACGGTTTCACGGTCGCTTAAGTGAGTATAATGATCATCTAAAACATCTAAGGGGCTCACATTGACCCGCAAACAATTACTAAAAAATTGGTCGATGCCGGCTAGGCGCGAACCACCCCCGCATAAATAAAGGGCGTCAATCGGGGCCTCACCCCGTTCATAATAAGCAAATAAAGTTTGCTTCACTTCATGAAATAATCTCATGGCTACTTGCTTTAAAGCTACACTGCCTGCATCGGTGGTATCAGAAATTTGGCCTTGGCTATGCTTATGTTCTTCTGCTTCGGCATAAGGTATTTGCAACGCTTCTTGTAAACTTTGAGTAAAATGCAACCCGCCCACATTCAGGGTACGAACGGCCCTTAAACGATTCCCGCGCATAAAAACTAAATTGGTTTTACTATGACCCACGTCTAACAAGACATAAGTCCCTTGCGTGGGCAAACAATTGGTTTGACTCAAGTGGCTCAAGTCAATCGAATCAACCCCTATATAACGAGGGTCTAAACCGCCGGCTTGCAGCGTTGCTAAATTTTTCTTAAAGGTTTCTACCTTTAAATAAGCCACCAATACCCGGCTCAAACCGCCCAATCGTTCAATGACATGATAATCCATGGTGAGTTGATCACTTTCAAACGGCACGTATTCTTCTAATTCTAAGCCAATGACTGAGTCGATTTTTTGCTTTTTAGTAAAAGGAAGTTCTAAATAACGAACGGCAACAAGATTGCCCGGTAAAGACATAACCGCATAATCGTATTTTAAGGGATGATCTTGGAAAAACTTGGTAAGCGCTGCGCTACCGGCCTGTTCATGATTTAACAGCTCAGCTGCCACCAGCGGTAATTCAAAAAAATTGACGATCTTAAATTCGCTTAAGCCACGTTCAACATGAATAATTTTAACGGAGTAAGAACCAATATCGACTCCTAATAGGGACTGCGGCATTATTCCACCCTCCAATAAAGCAATTTCCAATGGGCGGGGATTTTTTCGGTGGTGTCAAGCACCACTCGGATATTAACCTTGGTTTGACGATCTAAATCTTCACCCAACGCACCCGTTCCGATCACGGTATAAACAAAACCGTCTGTTTTAATCATGCTGCCAAAGGCTGCACTAGCGGTGGTTGGAGGAGTTGTTGCACCGGTAGCCGGAGGCGGCTTGGGGCCGGTGGGGGTGGTCGTTGCTGAAACAATCCCCAAGGCCGTATCGACGTTAGTGGTCATGGCCGTTACATCGGGGCAAGCCGTTTGAGCTGCCATAACGGCCTTATCTAATAATTCTTTATTATCCATGGAGATTCCTTGCACCCTAGGGTCACCTTCCACATAGGCTAAAATCATAGCCTTTATAATAGATTCATTTGCCCGACATGCCAAGATTTTACCGTCTTTACCATAAATAGTAACATGGTTTTTAAGTTTTTCAAAAAGATCGTCGTTCATCCCCTCGACTAATAATAACTCTTCAAGAGAAATAAGTTTCCCATTTTTAGGGCGCCGATTGGGGTCTTGGTATTTGCTGCGCTCAGGCCCTAACTCTTCGCCTTGCAAACCATTGCTCAAATCATCTCTATCAATAAAATCAGCAATATTTCCAGCAAGATCTTCAGCATCTTTAAGACGATTACTAAAGAAATCCTTAAACTCCTCGGAAGCTAGTAAAAAGAATAAGATGCGGCGTAAGCGTAGGTATTCTTTTTGCTTAGGATTGAGTTGATAAAAGGCGTTAAGATTAATTTTGGCCTCTTCTTCCGTTACGACTGCAGCAAAATCTCCTTCAAAAGCCAGAAATTGCTCCATTACTTTCGGGTCAAAGAGGTTTACCCCCTTTTGCATATCTCCCAAAGGACTGCCGCTTGCGCTGGGAGTAGCCGTATCCTCGGGAGGAAGCGTTGGGATTGTTTCCCCCACTCCCATCGAAGCGGCTTGCCGCAGTAAGAAAGTATTGAGTGGAACAAGTTCATACAAGGGGGGAATTTTGATATTGGTGCCATATTGCTTATTCGCCGATTTTGCAAAACCCTTCACTTCTTTATCGGCCTTTAAAATGAGTTTGGTAAAATTGATGGCCGATACCGCTAAAAAATAGGCCTGCACCCTTTCTTGTTGATTTTGTGCCAAACTAAACACCACGTTTTCATTATAGGCAAACTCCACCACCGCAGCACTTAAGACAGCCAACGCTGATAAAACAATGAGCAGGGCAACCCCACGGGAAGAACTATAACTATAATGTCTTCGTTTTGAGAGAAACGCGTTTAGATGGTTGAGGAAGCCATCGCTCCTTCGCAAAGCCTCAGGACAGGGTCCGCGGCGGGGCCCCCAATGCGGGTTTGCCGGCATGGAAAGCCGAGGCCCCCGCCTTTGGCGGGGGAACGCGGAAGGATTCCGTGCCGGCAAACCCGCATTAGGGTCGCCGCTGCAGCGCCGGCTGACGAAACCATCTAAACGCGTTTCTCTCAAAACGAACACCTTACTGTTCATAGTTCAATCGCCTTTTGTGACAATGCAATGGGCACAATGACACGATAAACAAATTGATTGGCTTCATCATTTAATGAATTGACATTTAAATCTAAGTAAACCGTTAAGGTCACTTTAACGGCCCTGGGTAAGCGGTCTTGAATGCTGCCTAAAAAAGTATCCCAGGTTTTGGTATATTCTTTGGCCCTGGAATCGTAATATTCCAGTTGCAAACTTTTGACATTATCTAACAAAATATCAGACCTACCACCTTCATCGATTTTTTGATCAATCTTAGACGATTCGCGCCGCATCAAATAATAAACCCCTGACAGGTCATCGCGAGATTTTAAATAATACCCAATTTCTGCCACTTCGGTTTCTTTTTGATCTTTAACAAACCTGCGATGACTAAAAGAATTAAAATCGAGCCTGTCTTCTTTGCCCATAAAACCAATTTTGTAATCAGGATTATCCCCTAACATGACCGGTGATTTAATGAGAAAACTAGCCTGTAGATCATCAAATATTTTGTTGAGGGCGTTGGTTGCCAAATGAGTCCCGTCGTCTAATTTAACCACCTCTTCTTGCGAATCTAACATGCCATCAATCGATTGAAAAAGTAGCACTGCCATCATGCCTAGAATGGCAATGGCCACCATGATTTCAATAAGGGTTAATCCCTTTTGATTTTTAACGCATATTCGTAACATGGGTACTCACGGTAATAAATTCTTCTTCTTCGCCTTCGGGCCAAGAAATCTTTATGGTAACAAAGCGAACCCCATCGCCAATCAGCTTAGAGGCATATTGAGCCACCTGCGAACCTGAAACGTTGCTTTGCGCCTTGCCATCGCCTGAGGCACTCGCCAAAGGAATCTCAACTTTTTTAATTTGTACTTCCCACTTAAATCTCTCATAAGGGGCATCAAATTGGCCTCCATCTTCTTTCTCATCGGGGAAAGTCCCCAGTGCCATGTCTTTTTCTATGTCGAGCAGGTATTGCGTTAGCTGTTCTTGGGCCAAGAGACTAGCCAAGGTTACATTTTCAGAACGGGCGCTAGTTAAAACAGCATTGGAGTGGGAAATATAAAGGATGAGAATGCTCGAGGCCAAGATCGCTAGAGAAATCATGACCTCTAAAAGAGAAAAACCATGATTATTCGTGGTCGGTGATATTGGCTTCAGTATATTCATTCTTGATTTCAGCCTTGCCGGTAGCTGGGTTGACGATAATTGAATAATAATTGTCTTCTTCCCCGTTGGTTAAATTAATAACCGTAGGTTCTGTCCAACCATGCGGGAAAAAATAAATCTCTACTTTACCTGTGGTGGCCTTTTGCGCCAAGTGCCCCACAAAAACATCGACGATCTTCACGGGGTCACTTAATTGTTGCGGCTCGATTAAATATTCTTCTACTTTGGCAAAGTCATCCCCCTCGGGTTGCTGCATCAGTTCTTCTGGTTCTGAGGTTGCTTCGGGTTTTTCTTCTGGCTTTTTGGTAGGCGCTTTCACTTCTTGATTAATGGATATTAGAAAAGGCGAAGTTCGCGCCTCGGCATAATATTGCTGACTGTCGAGGTCGATCACTATACGATAATATTTTTTTTGAATGGCCGCTTCGTTAAAGACATATTTTAAAGTGCCACTCAAACGACTCGAAGCCTCTTTGAGATCTGAATCACTCACATCGGTGATCACGGTGACACCTAAGGCCATGATGGTAGCCACCAAAGCGATCACAACCATGATTTCAATGAGGGTGAGCCCCTGATTATTCGGGTTTGGCTTCACCTGTCTCTTCACTACTGAGATCGGCGTCATAGCCATCCCCACCTTCTTCCCCATCGGCTCCATAAGAAACCACTTCGTAATCTTTGCCCCCTTGCCGGCTAGGGCTAAAGTATAAAAATTCATTGCCCCAAGCATCTTTGGGCAATTTTTCAATAAAGCCATTTTTGGGATATTTAGAGGAATCTTTTAAGTCACTCGGGGCTTCAACCAAGGCATTGAGCCCCTGTTCAGCCGTTGGATAAGTACCAATCTTGCGTTTGTATTGCTTCAGGGCCCCCTCGACATTGGAAATAGCAATC
This DNA window, taken from Deltaproteobacteria bacterium, encodes the following:
- a CDS encoding prepilin-type N-terminal cleavage/methylation domain-containing protein; the encoded protein is MLRICVKNQKGLTLIEIMVAIAILGMMAVLLFQSIDGMLDSQEEVVKLDDGTHLATNALNKIFDDLQASFLIKSPVMLGDNPDYKIGFMGKEDRLDFNSFSHRRFVKDQKETEVAEIGYYLKSRDDLSGVYYLMRRESSKIDQKIDEGGRSDILLDNVKSLQLEYYDSRAKEYTKTWDTFLGSIQDRLPRAVKVTLTVYLDLNVNSLNDEANQFVYRVIVPIALSQKAIEL
- a CDS encoding general secretion pathway protein GspK, with product MAVLSAAVVEFAYNENVVFSLAQNQQERVQAYFLAVSAINFTKLILKADKEVKGFAKSANKQYGTNIKIPPLYELVPLNTFLLRQAASMGVGETIPTLPPEDTATPSASGSPLGDMQKGVNLFDPKVMEQFLAFEGDFAAVVTEEEAKINLNAFYQLNPKQKEYLRLRRILFFLLASEEFKDFFSNRLKDAEDLAGNIADFIDRDDLSNGLQGEELGPERSKYQDPNRRPKNGKLISLEELLLVEGMNDDLFEKLKNHVTIYGKDGKILACRANESIIKAMILAYVEGDPRVQGISMDNKELLDKAVMAAQTACPDVTAMTTNVDTALGIVSATTTPTGPKPPPATGATTPPTTASAAFGSMIKTDGFVYTVIGTGALGEDLDRQTKVNIRVVLDTTEKIPAHWKLLYWRVE
- the pilM gene encoding pilus assembly protein PilM, which gives rise to MPQSLLGVDIGSYSVKIIHVERGLSEFKIVNFFELPLVAAELLNHEQAGSAALTKFFQDHPLKYDYAVMSLPGNLVAVRYLELPFTKKQKIDSVIGLELEEYVPFESDQLTMDYHVIERLGGLSRVLVAYLKVETFKKNLATLQAGGLDPRYIGVDSIDLSHLSQTNCLPTQGTYVLLDVGHSKTNLVFMRGNRLRAVRTLNVGGLHFTQSLQEALQIPYAEAEEHKHSQGQISDTTDAGSVALKQVAMRLFHEVKQTLFAYYERGEAPIDALYLCGGGSRLAGIDQFFSNCLRVNVSPLDVLDDHYTHLSDRETVRPIIPTAFGAALRAIFPGKVVALNFRQGDFAYKRDIEQLEGSFKKIGVLAATVAFLALVHFISSYWILSGRVEKLNKNVDKMVRNSLGDVATPKGSSKILTASKALTELTNKTKTLKDKLAKMENEQSMSALEVLKKISDATPNREEVTIDVGELNIASNRVSFKGKTTSYDAVAKIQANLQKQPGFQNVTTGDQKKGINDEINFTISFDLAATN
- the gspG gene encoding type II secretion system major pseudopilin GspG, with the translated sequence MRNFFRAQAGMSLIEIMVVIAIIATVASLVTVNVLDYLDESKVETSKIAISNVEGALKQYKRKIGTYPTAEQGLNALVEAPSDLKDSSKYPKNGFIEKLPKDAWGNEFLYFSPSRQGGKDYEVVSYGADGEEGGDGYDADLSSEETGEAKPE
- a CDS encoding prepilin-type N-terminal cleavage/methylation domain-containing protein, with amino-acid sequence MTPISVVKRQVKPNPNNQGLTLIEIMVVIALVATIMALGVTVITDVSDSDLKEASSRLSGTLKYVFNEAAIQKKYYRIVIDLDSQQYYAEARTSPFLISINQEVKAPTKKPEEKPEATSEPEELMQQPEGDDFAKVEEYLIEPQQLSDPVKIVDVFVGHLAQKATTGKVEIYFFPHGWTEPTVINLTNGEEDNYYSIIVNPATGKAEIKNEYTEANITDHE